The proteins below come from a single Bacillota bacterium genomic window:
- the rnhA gene encoding ribonuclease HI yields MERVVIYTDGACSGNPGPGGWAALIMKEGEKTREISGGVPRTTNQRMEMLAPIMALKELDLPATVMVYSDSAYLVNAFNQGWLERWLKNGWCTSSGHAVKNRDLWEELDRLTGFHHQVAWRKVKGHGTDSYNIRCDRLARQAIPAQKDGCSEGDGRLF; encoded by the coding sequence ATGGAAAGGGTTGTAATCTATACCGATGGGGCTTGCTCCGGAAACCCGGGTCCCGGGGGGTGGGCCGCCCTGATCATGAAAGAAGGGGAGAAAACCAGGGAAATCAGTGGTGGGGTACCCCGCACCACCAATCAGCGTATGGAGATGTTGGCTCCCATCATGGCATTGAAGGAACTGGATCTTCCGGCAACCGTCATGGTGTATTCCGACAGTGCATATCTTGTCAACGCTTTCAATCAGGGTTGGCTGGAACGTTGGCTGAAAAACGGTTGGTGCACGAGTAGCGGTCATGCGGTCAAAAACCGCGATCTGTGGGAAGAATTGGATCGGTTGACCGGGTTTCATCACCAGGTGGCCTGGAGAAAGGTCAAGGGGCACGGCACCGACAGTTACAATATCAGATGCGACCGGCTGGCTCGCCAGGCAATTCCGGCCCAAAAAGATGGCTGTTCTGAAGGGGATGGCCGTTTATTTT